A single genomic interval of Lynx canadensis isolate LIC74 chromosome A2, mLynCan4.pri.v2, whole genome shotgun sequence harbors:
- the OLFM2 gene encoding noelin-2 isoform X1 has product MSVPLLKIGAVLSTMAMVTNWMSQTLPSLVGLNGTVSRAGASEKITLFQSPEEGWQLYTSAQAPDGKCICTAVIPAQSTCSRDGRSRELRQLMGKVQNVSQSMEVLELRTYRDLQYVRSMETLMRSLDARLRAADGSLSAKSFQELKDRMSELLPLSSVLEQYKADTRTIVRLREEVRNLSSSLAAIQEEMGAYGYEDLQRRVMALEARLHACAQKLGCGKLTGVSNPITVRAMGSRFGSWMTDTMAPSADSRVWYMDGYYKGRRVLEFRTLGDFIKGQNFIQHLLPQPWAGTGHVVYNGSLFYNKYQSNVVVKYHFRSRSVLVQRSLPGAGYNNTFPYSWGGFSDMDFMVDESGLWAVYTTNQNAGNIVVSRLDPHTLEVVRSWDTGYPKRSAGEAFMICGVLYVTNSHLAGAKVYFAYFTNTSSYEYTDVPFHNQYSHISMLDYNPRERALYTWNNGHQVLYNVTLFHVISTAGDP; this is encoded by the exons ACCCTCTTCCAGAGCCCCGAGGAGGGCTGGCAGCTCTACACCTCGGCCCAGGCGCCCGACGGGAAATGCATCTGCACGGCCGTGATCCCCGCGCAGAGCACCTGCTCCCGCGATGGCCGGAGCCGGGAGCTGCGGCAGCTGATGGGGAAG GTCCAGAACGTCTCCCAGTCCATGGAGGTCCTTGAGCTGCGGACGTACCGTGACCTCCAGTACGTGCGCAGCATGGAGACCCTCATGCGAAGCCTGGACGCACGACTCCGGGCGGCCGATGGGTCCCTCTCGGCCAAGAGCTTCCAG GAACTGAAGGACAGGATGTCGGAGCTGCTGCCCCTGAGCTCAGTCCTGGAGCAGTACAAGGCGGACACGCGGACCATCGTGCGCCTGCGGGAGGAAGTGCGGAATCTCTCCAGCAGCCTTGCTGCCATCCAGGAGGAGATGGGCGCCTACGGCTACGAGGACTTGCAGCGGCGGGTGATGGCCCTGGAGGCCAGGCTCCATGCCTGCGCCCAGAAGCTGG GCTGTGGGAAGCTGACTGGGGTCAGTAACCCTATCACCGTTCGGGCCATGGGATCCCGCTTCGGCTCCTGGATGACCGACACGATGGCCCCCAGTGCGGACAGCCGG GTCTGGTACATGGATGGCTACTACAAGGGCCGGCGGGTCCTGGAGTTCCGCACTCTGGGAGACTTCATCAAAGGCCAGAACTTTATCCAGCACCTGCTGCCCCAGCCGTGGGCGGGCACGGGCCACGTGGTATACAACGGCTCCCTGTTCTACAACAAGTACCAGAGCAACGTGGTGGTCAAGTACCACTTCCGCTCGCGCTCCGTGCTGGTGCAGAGGAGCCTCCCGGGGGCCGGCTACAACAACACCTTCCCCTACTCCTGGGGCGGCTTCTCGGACATGGACTTCATGGTGGACGAGAGCGGGCTCTGGGCCGTCTACACCACCAACCAGAACGCGGGCAACATCGTGGTCAGCCGGCTGGACCCGCACACCCTCGAGGTCGTGCGGTCCTGGGACACCGGCTACCCCAAGCGCAGCGCTGGCGAGGCCTTCATGATCTGTGGCGTGCTCTACGTGACCAACTCCCACCTGGCCGGGGCCAAGGTCTACTTCGCCTACTTCACCAACACGTCCAGTTACGAGTACACGGACGTGCCCTTCCACAACCAGTACTCCCACATCTCCATGCTGGATTACAACCCCCGGGAGCGGGCCCTCTACACCTGGAACAACGGCCACCAGGTGCTCTACAACGTCACCCTCTTCCACGTCATCAGCACCGCCGGGGACCCCTAG
- the OLFM2 gene encoding noelin-2 isoform X2: MGKVQNVSQSMEVLELRTYRDLQYVRSMETLMRSLDARLRAADGSLSAKSFQELKDRMSELLPLSSVLEQYKADTRTIVRLREEVRNLSSSLAAIQEEMGAYGYEDLQRRVMALEARLHACAQKLGCGKLTGVSNPITVRAMGSRFGSWMTDTMAPSADSRVWYMDGYYKGRRVLEFRTLGDFIKGQNFIQHLLPQPWAGTGHVVYNGSLFYNKYQSNVVVKYHFRSRSVLVQRSLPGAGYNNTFPYSWGGFSDMDFMVDESGLWAVYTTNQNAGNIVVSRLDPHTLEVVRSWDTGYPKRSAGEAFMICGVLYVTNSHLAGAKVYFAYFTNTSSYEYTDVPFHNQYSHISMLDYNPRERALYTWNNGHQVLYNVTLFHVISTAGDP; this comes from the exons ATGGGGAAG GTCCAGAACGTCTCCCAGTCCATGGAGGTCCTTGAGCTGCGGACGTACCGTGACCTCCAGTACGTGCGCAGCATGGAGACCCTCATGCGAAGCCTGGACGCACGACTCCGGGCGGCCGATGGGTCCCTCTCGGCCAAGAGCTTCCAG GAACTGAAGGACAGGATGTCGGAGCTGCTGCCCCTGAGCTCAGTCCTGGAGCAGTACAAGGCGGACACGCGGACCATCGTGCGCCTGCGGGAGGAAGTGCGGAATCTCTCCAGCAGCCTTGCTGCCATCCAGGAGGAGATGGGCGCCTACGGCTACGAGGACTTGCAGCGGCGGGTGATGGCCCTGGAGGCCAGGCTCCATGCCTGCGCCCAGAAGCTGG GCTGTGGGAAGCTGACTGGGGTCAGTAACCCTATCACCGTTCGGGCCATGGGATCCCGCTTCGGCTCCTGGATGACCGACACGATGGCCCCCAGTGCGGACAGCCGG GTCTGGTACATGGATGGCTACTACAAGGGCCGGCGGGTCCTGGAGTTCCGCACTCTGGGAGACTTCATCAAAGGCCAGAACTTTATCCAGCACCTGCTGCCCCAGCCGTGGGCGGGCACGGGCCACGTGGTATACAACGGCTCCCTGTTCTACAACAAGTACCAGAGCAACGTGGTGGTCAAGTACCACTTCCGCTCGCGCTCCGTGCTGGTGCAGAGGAGCCTCCCGGGGGCCGGCTACAACAACACCTTCCCCTACTCCTGGGGCGGCTTCTCGGACATGGACTTCATGGTGGACGAGAGCGGGCTCTGGGCCGTCTACACCACCAACCAGAACGCGGGCAACATCGTGGTCAGCCGGCTGGACCCGCACACCCTCGAGGTCGTGCGGTCCTGGGACACCGGCTACCCCAAGCGCAGCGCTGGCGAGGCCTTCATGATCTGTGGCGTGCTCTACGTGACCAACTCCCACCTGGCCGGGGCCAAGGTCTACTTCGCCTACTTCACCAACACGTCCAGTTACGAGTACACGGACGTGCCCTTCCACAACCAGTACTCCCACATCTCCATGCTGGATTACAACCCCCGGGAGCGGGCCCTCTACACCTGGAACAACGGCCACCAGGTGCTCTACAACGTCACCCTCTTCCACGTCATCAGCACCGCCGGGGACCCCTAG